One part of the Scatophagus argus isolate fScaArg1 chromosome 12, fScaArg1.pri, whole genome shotgun sequence genome encodes these proteins:
- the b4galt7 gene encoding beta-1,4-galactosyltransferase 7 isoform X2: MMYSSKRKPVLYLKEERRFLSGKCTVYKLFGLCMVLLLVSLLWLQLSCSGDMFASTREDQRPPQHPPCPADSLASAVDDRSWGPHKLALIVPFRERFEELLVFVPFMHTFLNKKKIRHKILVINQVDHYRFNRASLINVGHLESGNDTDYLAMHDVDLLPLNEALEYGFPEDGPFHVASPELHPLYHYKTYVGGILLLTKKHYSMCNGMSNRFWGWGREDDEFYRRLRKAELQLFRPSGITTGYKTFLHIHDPAWRKRDQKRVAAQKQEQFKVDPEGGLTNLRYQVESRQELTISGAPCTIINIKLECDRYETPWCLLA, encoded by the exons ATGATGTATTCATCGAAAAGAAAACCCGTGCTGTACttaaaagaggagagaag gtttctGTCTGGTAAATGTACGGTCTACAAATTGTTCGGCCTTTGCATGGTGCTGCTGCTCGTCTCTCTTCTCTGGCTGCAGCTCAGCTGTTCAGGTGACATGTTCGCCTCCACACGTGAAGACCAACGCCCCCCTCAGCACCCACCCTGCCCAGCTGATAGTCTGGCGTCTGCAGTGGACGACCGCTCCTGGGGTCCTCACAAATTGGCCCTCATCGTCCCCTTCAGAGAACGCTTTGAGGAGCTGCTCGTGTTTGTCCCTTTCATGCACACCTTCCTCAACAAGAAGAAGATCCGACACAAGATCCTTGTCATCAACCAGGTGGATCACTACAG ATTTAACCGAGCATCTCTGATCAATGTGGGTCACCTGGAGAGCGGAAATGACACAGACTACCTGGCGATGCACGACGTGGACCTGCTGCCTCTGAACGAAGCTCTTGAGTACGGCTTCCCCGAGGATGGACCTTTTCACGTGGCCTCACCTGAGCTGCACCCGCTGTACCACTACAAGACCTATGTGGGAGGAATCCTGCTGCTCACCAAGAAACACTACAGCATG TGTAACGGGATGTCAAACCGGTTCTGGGGTTGGGGCAGAGAGGATGACGAGTTCTACAGAAGACTGCGAAAAGCTGAGTTACAG ctgTTCAGACCAAGTGGAATCACAACAGGATATAAAACATTCCTCCACATCCATGACCCGGCCTGGAGGAAGAGAGACCAGAAGAGAGTGGCAGCTCAGAAACAG GAGCAGTTTAAGGTGGATCCGGAGGGGGGGCTCACTAACCTTCGTTACCAGGTGGAGTCCCGACAGGAGTTGACTATCAGCGGTGCTCCCTGCACAATCATCAACATAAAACTGGAGTGTGACCGGTACGAGACGCCGTGGTGTCTACTGGCATAG
- the b4galt7 gene encoding beta-1,4-galactosyltransferase 7 isoform X1 translates to MMYSSKRKPVLYLKEERRNENPKVPRQGQKFLSGKCTVYKLFGLCMVLLLVSLLWLQLSCSGDMFASTREDQRPPQHPPCPADSLASAVDDRSWGPHKLALIVPFRERFEELLVFVPFMHTFLNKKKIRHKILVINQVDHYRFNRASLINVGHLESGNDTDYLAMHDVDLLPLNEALEYGFPEDGPFHVASPELHPLYHYKTYVGGILLLTKKHYSMCNGMSNRFWGWGREDDEFYRRLRKAELQLFRPSGITTGYKTFLHIHDPAWRKRDQKRVAAQKQEQFKVDPEGGLTNLRYQVESRQELTISGAPCTIINIKLECDRYETPWCLLA, encoded by the exons ATGATGTATTCATCGAAAAGAAAACCCGTGCTGTACttaaaagaggagagaag AAATGAGAACCCTAAAGTTCCCCGTCAAGGACAGAA gtttctGTCTGGTAAATGTACGGTCTACAAATTGTTCGGCCTTTGCATGGTGCTGCTGCTCGTCTCTCTTCTCTGGCTGCAGCTCAGCTGTTCAGGTGACATGTTCGCCTCCACACGTGAAGACCAACGCCCCCCTCAGCACCCACCCTGCCCAGCTGATAGTCTGGCGTCTGCAGTGGACGACCGCTCCTGGGGTCCTCACAAATTGGCCCTCATCGTCCCCTTCAGAGAACGCTTTGAGGAGCTGCTCGTGTTTGTCCCTTTCATGCACACCTTCCTCAACAAGAAGAAGATCCGACACAAGATCCTTGTCATCAACCAGGTGGATCACTACAG ATTTAACCGAGCATCTCTGATCAATGTGGGTCACCTGGAGAGCGGAAATGACACAGACTACCTGGCGATGCACGACGTGGACCTGCTGCCTCTGAACGAAGCTCTTGAGTACGGCTTCCCCGAGGATGGACCTTTTCACGTGGCCTCACCTGAGCTGCACCCGCTGTACCACTACAAGACCTATGTGGGAGGAATCCTGCTGCTCACCAAGAAACACTACAGCATG TGTAACGGGATGTCAAACCGGTTCTGGGGTTGGGGCAGAGAGGATGACGAGTTCTACAGAAGACTGCGAAAAGCTGAGTTACAG ctgTTCAGACCAAGTGGAATCACAACAGGATATAAAACATTCCTCCACATCCATGACCCGGCCTGGAGGAAGAGAGACCAGAAGAGAGTGGCAGCTCAGAAACAG GAGCAGTTTAAGGTGGATCCGGAGGGGGGGCTCACTAACCTTCGTTACCAGGTGGAGTCCCGACAGGAGTTGACTATCAGCGGTGCTCCCTGCACAATCATCAACATAAAACTGGAGTGTGACCGGTACGAGACGCCGTGGTGTCTACTGGCATAG